In Gossypium raimondii isolate GPD5lz chromosome 12, ASM2569854v1, whole genome shotgun sequence, a single window of DNA contains:
- the LOC105765066 gene encoding GATA transcription factor 26, whose product MGKQGPCYHCGVTSTPLWRNGPPEKPVLCNACGSRWRTKGTLANYTPLHARVEPDDYEDRRTSRVKNISIKKNKEIKLLKSKANHGTAVVAPDYNLGFRKFVDEDSSNRSSSGSAISNSESCAQFGSADASDLTGPAQSNVWESMVPSKKRTFVNRPKQSPLEKLTKDLYTILHEQQSSYFSGSSEEDLLLESETPMVSVEIGHGSVLIRHPSSIARDEESEASSLSVENKQYSTNEAYSHSSTFPVYSDSKAIKSLGHAIEKAKNPAEQGMQHEQLKRDKAQNEKSLMLESQKSPLCNIDLNDILNFEEFVKHLTNEEQQQLLQYLPPLDVAKLPDSLQSMFESSQFKENLCYFQQLLAEGVFNISVPGVKAEDCRTLKRLALFNLTKSQWVERRHVLKRCQDSIGAPVVAKGPTATTSNNLVIMKRSRDSQSQNFPEARTIKCPKRVVMKATCENKEVIDNDGSCFSPRSLFALPPDGSSLLLDSLHFVNESSDQDLLLDVPPNGSFLQAELLHPTLSFGQQASTSSSSARSHHVHP is encoded by the exons ATGGGCAAGCAAGGACCTTGCTATCACTGTGGAGTTACAA GCACTCCTCTATGGCGTAATGGACCTCCTGAGAAGCCAGTATTGTGCAATGCATGCGGGTCGCGTTGGAGGACTAAAGGGACCCTTGCAAATTATACCCCACTTCATGCTCGGGTTGAACCTGATGATTATGAGGATCGTAGAACTTCCAGAGTGAAGAACATATctataaaaaagaacaaagaaatcaAACTGCTGAAAAGTAAAGCAAATCATGGAACAGCAGTTGTTGCCCCTGATTACAACCTGGGTTTCCGTAAGTTTGTGGATGAAGATAGTAGTAATAGATCAAGTTCTGGATCAGCAATATCTAATTCTGAAAGCTGCGCTCAGTTTGGCAGTGCAGATGCTAGTGACTTGACAG GACCTGCTCAATCTAATGTGTGGGAGTCAATGGTACCTTCTAAGAAAAGAACCTTCGTAAATCGTCCAAAGCAATCTCCTCTTGAGAAACTTACGAAAGATTTATATACTATTTTACATGAACAACAGTCTTCATATTTCTCTGGATCTTCTGAGGAGGATTTACTTCTTGAGAGTGAAACACCCATGGTTTCTGTTGAGATTGGACATGGAAGTGTTCTAATTAGACATCCAAGTTCAATAGCTCGAGATGAGGAATCTGAAGCTAGCTCACTTTCAGTTGAAAACAAACAATATTCAACAAACGAGGCTTATTCACATTCTTCAACCTTCCCTGTATATAGCGATAGCAAGGCCATAAAATCTTTAGGACATGCAATTGAGAAGGCTAAGAACCCGGCTGAACAAGGAATGCAGCACGAGCAACTTAAGAG GGACAaggctcaaaatgaaaaatcacTAATGCTGGAAAGTCAGAAGTCACCACTGTGTAACATAGATTTAAAT GATATCCTCAACTTTGAGGAGTTTGTGAAACATTTAACAAATGAAGAGCAGCAGCAGTTGTTGCAGTACCTACCTCCACTCGACGTTGCCAAACTTCCTGATAg CCTCCAAAGCATGTTTGAAAGCTCTCAATTCAAGGAGAACCTATGTTACTTTCAGCAACTGCTTGCAGAAGGGGTTTTTAATATCTCGGTCCCAGGGGTGAAAGCTGAAGATTGTAGGACTTTGAAAAGACTTGCATTATTTAATTTGACTAAATCCCAATGGGTGGAACGCCGTCATGTACTTAAG AGATGTCAAGATAGTATTGGAGCGCCTGTGGTTGCTAAAGGACCAACCGCCACTACATCAAACAATTTAGTGATTATGAAGAGATCACGTGACAGCCAAAGTCAAAATTTTCCAG aagCAAGGACCATAAAGTGCCCCAAAAGGGTGGTCATGAAGGCTACTTGCGAAAACAAAGAAGTCATAGACAATGATGGTTCTTGCTTTAGTCCAAGAAGCCTATTCGCCTTGCCTCCTGATGGTAGCTCTCTTCTGCTGGATTCTCTCCATTTTGTCAATGAAAGTTCCGACCAAGATTTGCTGCTGGATGTGCCACCCAATGGGTCATTTCTGCAGGCCGAACTGCTTCATCCTACTTTAAGTTTTGGGCAACAGGCTAGCACTAGTAGTAGCTCAGCACGCTCACATCATGTCCATCCTTAG
- the LOC105765067 gene encoding uncharacterized protein LOC105765067, with protein sequence MDKLREFGRKALFYVRVLSGYEERRIRNYRLQLEQRLQQAQARKAALRKIPEQTVLQEVRRMVEDMQALNKRLEETEAAIEEYFKPIDKEVETIMKIQLDGEEKTMKEMMATMQRQALLEKMEAEKIANTHQPDTNQGNQDATTSSRSQDAQMR encoded by the exons ATGGACAAATTAAGGGAATTTGGGAGAAAAGCTTTGTTCTATGTTAGGGTTCTCTCCGGATATGAAGAACGTAGAATTCGAAACTACAGATTGCAGCTCGAGCAACGCCTGCAGCAG GCACAAGCAAGGAAAGCAGCCTTAAGAAAGATTCCTGAGCAGACTGTGTTACAAGAGGTTCGCCGAATGGTTGAGGATATGCAAGCGCTGAATAAAAGGCTTGAAGAAACT GAAGCTGCCATTGAAGAGTACTTCAAACCAATAGACAAGGAAGTGGAGACAATAATGAAAATCCAGCTTGATGGAGAAGAGAAGACAATGAAAGAGATGATGGCAACAATGCAGAGACAAGCCTTGCTTGAGAAAATGGAAGCTGAGAAAATCGCAAACACGCATCAACCAGACACAAACCAAGGTAACCAGGATGCTACTACTTCTAGCCGCAGTCAAGATGCTCAAATGAGATAA